From the genome of Nicotiana sylvestris chromosome 2, ASM39365v2, whole genome shotgun sequence, one region includes:
- the LOC138885269 gene encoding uncharacterized protein, translated as MVADALSRKAESMGRFAFILAEERPLASDIQSLANRLVSSQRDGTTGSAKEVYIGEDGVLRLQGRLRVPNVDGLRERIQKETHSSWYSIHLGATKMYHDLRQRYWWKWECITMDFVVGLPRTLRKFDAVWVIVDRLTKSTHFIPVVTTYTSERLAQIYIREIVRLHSVPVSIISYRGPQITSHFWRAIQNESLGYEEEPVAIVDKQDRQLISERISTVKVQLRGQSVEKATWESEEDVRSRYLHLFSTSGMVGSGFRRVWVQIRTLGSLRLA; from the exons atggttgcggatgccttaagcaggaaagcagagagtatgggtaggtTTGCATTCATTTTAGCGGAGGAGAGACCACTAGCTtcggacattcagtccttggctaacagacttgtaag ttctcagagagacggtactacgggtagtgccaaggaggtttatATTGgagaggatggtgttctgcggcTCCAGGGTCGTCTAcgtgttcctaatgtcgatggcttgagggagaggattcaaAAGGAGACACACAGTtcatggtattctattcatctaggtgctacgaagatgtatcatgacctgAGGCAGCGTTATTGGTGGAAATGGGAatgcattactatggacttcgtagttgggttgccgcggaccttgcggaagtttgatgcagtttgggtcattgtcgataggttgaccaagtcgacacacttcattccagttgtgACTACCTATACCTCAGAGAGGTTGGctcagatttatattcgggagatagttcggttgcacagtgtgcctgtttccatcatatcatatAGAGGCCCTCAAatcacttcccatttctggagagccatACAGA atgagagcttgggttatgaggaggagccagttgctatTGTTGATAAACAGGATCGCCAGTTGATATCCGAGAGGATTTCTACAGTAAAGGTTCAATTGAGGGGCCAATCAGTCGAAAaggcgacttgggagtccgaggaggatgTGCGGAGCAGATATCTACACTTATTTAGCACTTCAG GGATGGTCGGTTCGGGATTTAGAAGAGTGTGGGTTCaaatcagaacacttggttccttaaggttggcttaa